A portion of the Phacochoerus africanus isolate WHEZ1 chromosome 5, ROS_Pafr_v1, whole genome shotgun sequence genome contains these proteins:
- the MOB1A gene encoding MOB kinase activator 1A isoform X1, whose translation MSFLFSSRSSKTFKPKKNIPEGSHQYELLKHAEATLGSGNLRQAVMLPEGEDLNEWIAVNTVDFFNQINMLYGTITEFCTEASCPVMSAGPRYEYHWADGTNIKKPIKCSAPKYIDYLMTWVQDQLDDETLFPSKIGVPFPKNFMSVAKTILKRLFRVYAHIYHQHFDSVMQLQEEAHLNTSFKHFIFFVQEFNLIDRRELAPLQELIEKLGSKDR comes from the exons ATGAGCTTCCTCTT TAGTAGCCGTTCTTCTAAAACATTCAAACCAAAGAAGAATATCCCTGAAGGGTCTCATCAGTATGAACTCTTAAAACATGCAGAAGCAACTCTAGGCAGTGGGAATCTGAGACAAGCTGTTATGTTGCCAGAAGGAGAGGACCTGAATGAATGGATTGCTGTTAACA CTGTGGATTTCTTCAACCAGATCAACATGTTATATGGAACTATCACAGAATTCTGCACTGAAGCAAGTTGTCCAGTCATGTCTGCAGGTCCAAG ATATGAATACCATTGGGCAGATGGTACTAATATTAAAAAACCAATCAAATGTTCTGCACCAAAATACATTGACTATTTGATGACTTGGGTTCAGGATCAACTTGATGATGAAACTCTTTTTCCTTCTAAGATTG GTGTCCCATTTCCCAAAAACTTTATGTCTGTGGCAAAGACCATTCTAAAGCGTCTCTTCAGGGTTTATGCCCATATTTATCACCAGCACTTTGATTCTGTGATGCAGCTGCAGGAAGAGGCCCACCTCAATACCTCCTTTAagcactttattttctttgttcag gaatTTAATCTGATCGATAGGCGTGAGTTGGCACCTCTTCAGGAATTAATTGAGAAGCTTGGATCGAAAGACAGATAA
- the MOB1A gene encoding MOB kinase activator 1A isoform X2 encodes MSFLFSSRSSKTFKPKKNIPEGSHQYELLKHAEATLGSGNLRQAVMLPEGEDLNEWIAVNTVDFFNQINMLYGTITEFCTEASCPVMSAGPRYEYHWADGTNIKKPIKCSAPKYIDYLMTWVQDQLDDETLFPSKIDPVPKNLPTSFQNNV; translated from the exons ATGAGCTTCCTCTT TAGTAGCCGTTCTTCTAAAACATTCAAACCAAAGAAGAATATCCCTGAAGGGTCTCATCAGTATGAACTCTTAAAACATGCAGAAGCAACTCTAGGCAGTGGGAATCTGAGACAAGCTGTTATGTTGCCAGAAGGAGAGGACCTGAATGAATGGATTGCTGTTAACA CTGTGGATTTCTTCAACCAGATCAACATGTTATATGGAACTATCACAGAATTCTGCACTGAAGCAAGTTGTCCAGTCATGTCTGCAGGTCCAAG ATATGAATACCATTGGGCAGATGGTACTAATATTAAAAAACCAATCAAATGTTCTGCACCAAAATACATTGACTATTTGATGACTTGGGTTCAGGATCAACTTGATGATGAAACTCTTTTTCCTTCTAAGATTG ACCCCGTCCCGAAAAACCTGCCTACGAGcttccagaataatgtttga